In one window of Henckelia pumila isolate YLH828 chromosome 1, ASM3356847v2, whole genome shotgun sequence DNA:
- the LOC140875290 gene encoding UDP-glycosyltransferase 86A1-like, translating into MASNMHSKHHAIMISVPYQGHITPFLNLALQIASAGFAITFVHTEHIHHTLSRVHKDQLDLFSKAREAGLDICYKTISDGFPLEFDRTLHLEEYWESMFVSFPSIADQFVGEMIRSDPHSVHFLVTDTTFSWTANVATKYNLVNVSFWTEPALVFSLGYHIDLLQENGHYPAKDDTEELISYVPGVDSISTKDLMPYLKESESRTLVHRGMVSAFKEVKRADFILYNTVQELESDTLSSLNQENQTNYAIGPINFMKNGTSMITAVPKSLWAESDCNQWLETKRPGSVVYVSFGSLVKISKRVVEEIAYGILLSEVNFIWVFREDHEILPRGFEDALSNVDRGLIVPWCDQITVLSNPAVGGFLTHCGWNSILESIWCGVPMICYPIAFDQPTNRKLVVDDWRIGTNLCDGLVSVQREAVAEKIGGFINGGVAGDLRNEITSLMEKLHNAVEIDGSSNRNLDKFISDLKKKLMSWE; encoded by the exons ATGGCTTCAAATATGCACTCCAAGCATCATGCCATCATGATTTCAGTCCCATACCAAGGCCACATTACACCATTTCTGAATCTCGCCCTCCAGATTGCTTCTGCTGGCTTTGCTATAACTTTCGTCCACACCGAGCATATTCACCACACATTGTCAAGAGTCCACAAAGATCAACTCGATTTATTCTCAAAAGCACGAGAAGCCGGGCTCGACATATGTTACAAGACGATCAGCGACGGATTTCCGCTCGAATTCGATCGTACTCTCCACTTAGAGGAGTACTGGGAGTCCATGTTTGTCAGTTTCCCGTCTATTGCCGACCAGTTCGTGGGGGAGATGATACGGTCTGATCCGCACTCGGTCCATTTCTTGGTGACCGATACTACGTTTTCTTGGACTGCGAATGTCGCCACTAAGTACAATCTTGTGAATGTTTCGTTCTGGACCGAGCCGGCCCTCGTTTTCTCTTTGGGGTATCACATAGATCTTCTTCAAGAAAATGGTCACTATCCCGCAAAAG ATGATACGGAGGAGCTGATAAGTTACGTGCCCGGAGTTGATTCAATAAGCACAAAGGACTTGATGCCGTACTTGAAGGAATCTGAATCGAGAACTTTGGTACACAGGGGAATGGTGTCGGCATTTAAGGAAGTGAAGAGGGCAGATTTTATCTTATACAACACAGTGCAAGAACTAGAATCTGACACGTTATCTTCTCTGAATCAAGAGAACCAGACAAATTATGCGATCGGGCCGATTAATTTCATGAAAAATGGCACTTCAATGATCACGGCCGTGCCCAAGAGTTTGTGGGCCGAATCAGACTGCAACCAGTGGCTGGAAACGAAGCGTCCAGGCTCAGTTGTTTACGTCTCCTTCGGCAGTCTCGTAAAAATCAGCAAGCGGGTTGTTGAAGAAATAGCATATGGGATCCTCCTCAGTGAAGTGAACTTCATATGGGTTTTTCGAGAAGATCACGAAATTTTACCCCGCGGATTCGAGGACGCATTGAGCAACGTCGATAGAGGGTTGATTGTTCCATGGTGTGACCAAATCACGGTGCTTTCGAATCCGGCTGTTGGCGGGTTTTTGACGCATTGTGGTTGGAATTCGATACTGGAGAGCATCTGGTGTGGGGTTCCCATGATTTGTTATCCCATAGCATTCGATCAACCAACCAACAGGAAACTAGTGGTTGATGACTGGAGGATCGGGACTAATCTTTGTGATGGATTAGTCTCGGTTCAAAGGGAAGCTGTTGCGGAAAAGATCGGTGGCTTCATCAACGGAGGCGTTGCAGGGGACTTGAGGAATGAGATTACTAGCTTGATGGAAAAGCTGCATAACGCCGTCGAAATCGATGGATCTTCGAACCGGAATCTCGATAAATTTATCAGtgatttgaagaagaaactaaTGTCATGGGAGTAG